From Moritella sp. Urea-trap-13, a single genomic window includes:
- the rplI gene encoding 50S ribosomal protein L9, protein MQVILLDKIAKLGNLGETVNVKAGYARNFLLPKGKAVLATKSNVESFEARRAELEASVAAVKATAEAKAATINALEAIVIATKAGDEGKIFGSIGTRDIADAIVAAGVEVAKSEVRLPEGALRTLGEFEVSIQVHSEVFATVNLQIVAEA, encoded by the coding sequence ATGCAAGTAATTTTATTAGACAAGATCGCTAAGTTAGGTAACTTAGGCGAGACTGTTAACGTTAAAGCTGGTTATGCTCGTAACTTCCTTTTACCGAAAGGTAAAGCTGTTCTAGCAACTAAATCTAACGTTGAATCTTTTGAAGCACGTCGTGCTGAACTAGAAGCATCTGTAGCTGCTGTTAAAGCAACTGCTGAAGCTAAAGCTGCAACAATCAATGCTCTAGAAGCTATTGTAATTGCAACTAAAGCTGGTGACGAAGGTAAGATTTTCGGTTCTATTGGTACTCGTGACATCGCTGATGCGATCGTTGCTGCTGGTGTTGAAGTTGCTAAAAGCGAAGTTCGTCTTCCTGAAGGCGCTCTACGTACTCTTGGTGAGTTCGAAGTTAGCATCCAAGTACACAGCGAAGTATTCGCTACAGTAAACCTACAAATCGTAGCTGAAGCTTAA
- a CDS encoding AraC family transcriptional regulator: MVGLGSVSVPVVKQYLRYVETLDIDVPALLLGSNISAATLTQENERISGEQLQAFLASLIIATDDLLFGLKSGAFVEPGSYSVLGYITMTCATLEQALERIQPYEKLVGDMGVTSINYQPQRLAINWHCAYTFEDVREQMVDNVFASWLAYARWLSGQDLGPLEVHLQRAEPTLELRQHYQQVFNCPVLFSQPSNSLILPREYLNIPLRQPDHSLLQTLELHAAGQVSALGDAHSFSIQVKDIIRILLAKGITRKDMVAGQLNMSERTLQRKLQQEQTSYQKLLDEARLLLAQQYLTDTLLPVDDIAMQLGFSETRSFFRSFKGWTGQTPSVYRECAENRVHRN, translated from the coding sequence ATGGTGGGGCTAGGTTCGGTATCAGTGCCAGTGGTGAAACAGTATTTACGTTATGTTGAAACATTGGATATTGATGTACCAGCATTATTACTGGGTAGTAACATATCAGCAGCGACGTTGACGCAAGAAAATGAACGCATTAGTGGCGAACAATTACAGGCCTTTTTAGCCAGCCTCATAATTGCTACTGACGATCTCTTGTTTGGTTTAAAAAGTGGTGCCTTTGTTGAACCTGGCTCGTACAGTGTGCTGGGTTATATCACCATGACATGTGCAACGCTGGAGCAAGCGCTCGAACGTATCCAACCTTATGAAAAACTGGTGGGTGATATGGGCGTGACGTCCATTAATTATCAACCACAACGATTAGCTATAAATTGGCATTGTGCTTATACCTTTGAAGATGTGCGCGAGCAGATGGTGGATAACGTCTTTGCTTCTTGGCTAGCTTATGCACGCTGGTTGTCAGGGCAAGACCTCGGGCCGCTGGAAGTGCATTTACAACGTGCAGAACCGACGCTAGAACTACGCCAACATTATCAACAGGTCTTCAATTGTCCAGTACTCTTTTCTCAGCCAAGTAACAGCCTTATTTTACCGCGTGAGTATCTCAATATACCGTTAAGACAGCCAGATCATAGCTTATTACAAACACTTGAGTTACATGCCGCTGGGCAAGTGTCAGCGCTTGGTGACGCGCATAGTTTTAGTATTCAAGTCAAAGATATTATCCGCATCTTATTAGCCAAGGGTATAACCCGTAAAGATATGGTCGCTGGGCAGCTAAATATGAGTGAAAGGACGTTACAGCGGAAACTGCAGCAAGAGCAAACCAGTTATCAAAAACTGCTGGATGAGGCGCGGTTATTACTGGCTCAGCAATATCTAACGGACACATTATTACCAGTCGATGATATAGCCATGCAGTTAGGTTTTAGTGAAACGCGTTCTTTTTTTCGCAGTTTTAAGGGCTGGACGGGACAAACTCCGAGTGTTTATAGAGAGTGTGCAGAGAATCGAGTTCACAGAAATTAG
- a CDS encoding glycerol-3-phosphate dehydrogenase/oxidase: MCQPLTSLSRAQQLEKIQQHSDSTEWDMIVIGGGITGAGILLTASQAGLKVLLVEQQDFAWGASSKSSKMVHGGLRYLGSGQYNMTKDAVTERQKLLNELPGLVTPLQFLMGHYKYQFPGPLVFNSLLSIYDWIGGKRNHRYINNGIGNFHAPGIEQSKLQGATQFADAVTDDARLVMRVLQEAQDLGGTVMNYLSAEQLIKTSDQVTGIRVADQVSGQTFSLTAKVVVNATGPWTDKLRQQLQAKKAIRPLRGSHLIVPSWRLPLAYAVSYFHPNDKRPIFVFPWENSSVIGTTDLDHDEDLAQQPCISQSEVDYLLSGINKQFPQANISEADVISTYAGIRPVVSDNVRNTKPSNEKREHSIWDEQGLISVAGGKLTTFRLIALDVLTAAQGYLPPIDLTALRNQRLFKHVDDIHDGSFLSQSQLQRLQSCYGQHYPDLIKHAASHEFKPIAHTNTSLAELKWVLQHEMVVHLDDLLLRRSRLGLLLPKGGEQLFTQLQPLCQTALHWNDSQWQQEVERYQTMIQRYYSLPKSRLPKDALPKHSKASVNNSDSVVKNNDSPATPVAS, translated from the coding sequence ATGTGTCAGCCATTAACAAGTTTGAGTCGAGCGCAGCAGTTAGAAAAAATTCAACAACATAGTGATAGTACAGAATGGGATATGATCGTCATTGGCGGCGGTATTACCGGTGCCGGTATCTTGTTAACCGCCAGCCAAGCCGGATTGAAAGTCTTATTAGTCGAACAGCAGGACTTTGCCTGGGGTGCATCAAGCAAATCATCAAAAATGGTCCACGGTGGACTGCGTTATCTCGGTAGTGGTCAATATAATATGACCAAAGATGCAGTGACAGAAAGACAAAAGCTGCTTAACGAGTTACCCGGTTTAGTCACACCACTGCAATTTTTGATGGGTCATTATAAGTACCAATTCCCTGGTCCATTAGTATTTAATAGTTTATTGAGTATTTACGACTGGATTGGTGGTAAACGTAATCACCGTTATATTAATAACGGTATTGGCAATTTTCATGCCCCGGGGATTGAGCAAAGCAAGCTCCAAGGTGCCACGCAGTTTGCCGATGCGGTTACTGATGATGCAAGGTTGGTAATGCGGGTATTACAAGAAGCACAGGATCTTGGTGGCACAGTTATGAATTATCTTAGCGCTGAACAGCTGATTAAAACCTCCGATCAAGTCACTGGGATTCGCGTCGCAGACCAAGTATCTGGACAAACATTTAGCTTGACCGCAAAAGTAGTCGTCAATGCGACAGGGCCTTGGACCGATAAACTACGCCAGCAGTTGCAAGCCAAAAAAGCCATACGACCTTTGCGTGGTAGTCACTTGATCGTGCCGAGTTGGCGGTTACCGCTAGCCTATGCCGTCAGCTACTTCCATCCGAATGATAAACGCCCTATCTTTGTTTTTCCTTGGGAAAATAGCTCTGTGATTGGCACCACAGATCTTGATCATGATGAGGACTTAGCTCAGCAGCCTTGCATTAGCCAAAGCGAAGTGGACTATCTACTTAGCGGGATCAACAAACAGTTTCCGCAAGCCAATATCAGCGAAGCCGATGTGATATCGACTTATGCAGGGATCCGTCCGGTCGTCAGTGACAACGTCAGAAACACCAAACCGTCGAATGAAAAACGCGAGCATTCGATATGGGATGAGCAAGGCTTGATCAGTGTCGCGGGCGGTAAACTCACCACCTTCAGATTAATTGCGCTGGACGTATTAACAGCGGCGCAAGGTTATTTGCCCCCTATTGATCTTACGGCATTACGCAATCAACGTTTGTTCAAACATGTCGATGATATTCATGACGGTAGTTTCTTAAGTCAATCACAACTCCAACGATTACAAAGCTGCTACGGTCAACATTACCCTGACTTAATCAAGCATGCCGCTAGCCATGAATTCAAGCCCATAGCTCATACCAATACTTCACTTGCGGAACTAAAATGGGTGTTGCAGCACGAAATGGTGGTTCACCTTGATGATCTATTATTACGTCGCAGTCGTCTGGGGTTATTATTACCGAAAGGTGGCGAGCAGCTATTCACGCAATTACAGCCACTTTGCCAAACCGCATTACACTGGAATGATAGCCAATGGCAACAAGAGGTTGAACGCTATCAAACAATGATCCAACGCTACTATAGTTTACCAAAGAGTCGTTTACCAAAAGATGCTTTACCGAAACATAGCAAAGCTTCTGTAAACAACAGTGATAGCGTGGTCAAAAATAACGATAGCCCAGCGACCCCCGTTGCCAGCTAA
- a CDS encoding FGGY-family carbohydrate kinase: MDSRPLTSAPQQGYLLSIDNGTQSVRALLFDCQGNLIAKGQQVISPYFSAQPGWAEQDPDYYWLAVKQACDLLWQDLAQYPEVSKHDIVGMSITTQRGTVINLDNEGKALRPAIIWLDQRHAQQENIQWPWNWLFKIARVEDIIQRFQEKSQAIWIRQNQPDIWRDTSKYLLLSGFLNYKFTDNIVDSIGSQVGYIPFDYKKLAWLKKSDWRWDMLAIDPGMLPKLIEPGELVGHVSEEAASHTGIPTGLPVIASASDKACEIIGSGGNRPHIACLSYGTTATINITTDKYVEATPHLPPFPSAIPRHYSSEIMIYRGFWLISWFKKEFGLREQHIADAEGIAPEVLFDRLVAEIPPGSMGLMLQPYWTPGARDPGPEAKGGIIGFGDVHTRTHIYRAILEGLAYALREGKERISKRNKVKITTLRVSGGGSQSDVAMQLTANIFNMPAERPHTFETSGLGAAIVTAVGLGIYADFDQAITAMTRVNTVFQPQPEVVKTYDALYKQVYLKMYKQLQPLYKSIRTITGYPK; the protein is encoded by the coding sequence ATGGATAGTCGACCACTAACATCAGCACCGCAGCAGGGTTATTTGCTCAGTATTGATAATGGCACGCAAAGTGTGCGTGCATTGTTGTTTGATTGCCAAGGCAATTTGATCGCCAAAGGGCAACAAGTGATCAGCCCATACTTCTCGGCGCAACCGGGATGGGCGGAACAGGATCCTGATTATTATTGGTTAGCAGTAAAACAAGCCTGCGACTTACTCTGGCAAGATCTTGCCCAATACCCAGAGGTCAGTAAACACGATATCGTCGGCATGTCGATCACCACCCAGCGAGGCACAGTGATCAACCTCGACAATGAAGGCAAGGCATTACGTCCGGCGATCATCTGGTTAGATCAACGCCACGCCCAGCAAGAAAATATTCAATGGCCTTGGAACTGGTTATTTAAAATCGCCCGCGTCGAGGACATTATTCAACGTTTCCAAGAAAAGTCACAAGCAATTTGGATCCGCCAAAACCAGCCTGATATTTGGCGTGATACCTCCAAGTATCTGTTGCTGTCTGGTTTTTTAAATTATAAATTCACCGACAATATTGTTGATTCCATCGGTAGCCAAGTCGGTTATATTCCATTTGATTATAAAAAATTGGCTTGGTTAAAAAAGTCGGATTGGCGCTGGGATATGCTAGCGATTGATCCGGGCATGCTACCTAAGCTCATCGAACCCGGTGAGCTTGTAGGTCATGTTAGCGAAGAAGCCGCAAGCCATACCGGTATTCCGACAGGTTTACCGGTTATCGCTTCGGCCTCAGATAAAGCCTGCGAGATCATTGGTTCTGGCGGTAATCGCCCGCATATCGCTTGTTTAAGTTATGGCACCACAGCGACCATCAATATCACCACAGATAAATATGTCGAAGCGACGCCGCACTTACCGCCTTTTCCCTCGGCAATACCGCGTCACTATTCATCTGAGATCATGATTTATCGCGGCTTTTGGTTAATCAGTTGGTTTAAAAAAGAATTTGGCTTACGTGAACAGCATATTGCTGATGCCGAGGGGATCGCTCCTGAAGTTTTATTCGATCGTTTAGTGGCCGAGATCCCACCGGGATCTATGGGACTAATGCTACAGCCTTATTGGACACCGGGCGCGCGCGATCCAGGACCTGAAGCCAAAGGCGGTATTATTGGTTTCGGGGATGTGCATACGCGTACGCATATCTATCGGGCGATATTAGAAGGCTTAGCGTACGCATTACGGGAAGGCAAAGAACGTATCAGCAAGCGTAACAAGGTCAAGATAACCACACTGCGGGTATCCGGTGGCGGCTCGCAAAGTGATGTCGCCATGCAGTTAACCGCAAACATTTTTAATATGCCTGCAGAGCGGCCGCATACTTTTGAAACATCAGGTTTGGGCGCGGCAATTGTCACTGCGGTTGGATTGGGGATTTATGCTGATTTTGATCAAGCTATTACTGCGATGACCCGAGTAAACACTGTGTTTCAGCCACAACCAGAAGTCGTCAAAACGTATGATGCGCTATATAAGCAAGTATATTTGAAAATGTATAAACAACTGCAGCCGTTATATAAATCTATTCGTACCATCACAGGCTACCCAAAATAG
- a CDS encoding cytochrome c has translation MKKITTMIVALTCLVPSLAMAAGGDAAAGKAKAAVCAACHGAAGISAIPMYPNLAGQKEMYLVNALKAYKTGQRTGGMAPVMSGQAMALSDADINNVAAYFSSLK, from the coding sequence ATGAAAAAAATTACAACAATGATCGTAGCGTTAACATGTCTAGTGCCTTCTTTAGCTATGGCTGCTGGTGGCGATGCTGCTGCTGGTAAAGCAAAAGCAGCTGTATGTGCAGCTTGTCATGGCGCAGCTGGTATTTCAGCTATTCCTATGTACCCAAACCTAGCGGGTCAAAAAGAAATGTATTTAGTAAATGCATTAAAAGCGTATAAAACAGGTCAACGTACTGGTGGTATGGCACCTGTGATGTCTGGCCAAGCGATGGCATTGTCTGATGCTGACATTAACAACGTAGCGGCATACTTCTCAAGCTTGAAATAA
- a CDS encoding FAD-binding oxidoreductase: MKRWNGWGDEANKLDLPSSADAFLLAKVGTTIPLVDAQLADVIAQVPASRLPHHPLFNRDPEVRIRHARGQSLPDWLAMRSGDFEYFPDGVAFPESSYDLVAIMDFCQQQHILVIPYGGGTSVAGHINPFASEQAILTVDMGRMNRLMELDTDSQIATFGAGTPGPQVEAQLRAQGYTLGHFPQSFELSTIGGWVVTRSSGQQSLRYGRIEELFAGGEVITPVGRLDIPTFPASAAGPDIKALLMGSEGRIGILSTVKVRVRKLAAQENFYVTFFPSWQQAKQAAKTLVQSDIQLSMLRLSNAIETETQLALAGHEKQIALLEKALALFGTKEGKCMMTFGLTGTKFQCRSALKQLKKITKAHQGLYTGSFMGNKWAEKRFTMPYFREALWQKGYVVDTLETATDWHNVDNLLTKIETNLRTVLTQDPSAGTPQLHVFTHLSHFYQQGSSIYTTYIFKAGDNYQQTLAQWAKLKHSTSEIIVNNQGTISHQHGVGKDHQPYLIREKGELTIRAIQSLCDTFDPLQIMNPHCLIASTSASAPMSEQVSEQTQAISLNETPVQEQQIS, encoded by the coding sequence ATGAAACGTTGGAATGGTTGGGGCGATGAAGCCAATAAATTAGATTTACCGAGCAGTGCAGATGCTTTTTTATTAGCAAAAGTAGGTACTACAATACCGCTTGTTGATGCTCAACTTGCTGATGTAATAGCACAAGTACCCGCATCAAGATTACCGCATCATCCATTATTTAATCGGGATCCTGAAGTGCGTATTCGTCATGCTCGCGGTCAAAGCTTACCGGACTGGTTAGCCATGCGCAGTGGTGATTTTGAATATTTCCCCGATGGTGTGGCATTCCCAGAAAGCAGCTATGACTTAGTCGCTATTATGGATTTTTGTCAGCAACAGCATATTCTGGTTATCCCCTACGGCGGTGGCACCAGTGTTGCAGGGCATATCAATCCGTTTGCCTCAGAACAAGCCATTTTAACCGTCGATATGGGCCGTATGAATCGGTTGATGGAACTTGATACTGATAGCCAAATAGCGACGTTTGGCGCAGGCACGCCGGGACCACAAGTGGAAGCGCAATTACGGGCGCAAGGTTATACCTTAGGTCATTTCCCGCAGTCCTTCGAGCTTTCCACCATCGGCGGCTGGGTTGTCACCCGTTCTAGCGGTCAGCAGTCTTTGCGTTATGGTCGTATCGAAGAATTATTTGCCGGGGGTGAGGTCATCACCCCAGTGGGCCGCTTAGATATACCGACCTTCCCTGCTTCTGCTGCAGGCCCCGATATTAAAGCGCTATTAATGGGTTCTGAAGGCCGTATTGGTATTTTATCAACAGTCAAAGTACGAGTGCGTAAGCTCGCTGCGCAAGAAAATTTTTACGTGACGTTTTTCCCCAGTTGGCAGCAAGCCAAGCAAGCCGCCAAAACCTTAGTCCAGTCTGACATTCAACTATCGATGCTACGGTTAAGCAATGCGATTGAAACCGAAACTCAACTCGCCTTAGCTGGACATGAAAAACAGATAGCCTTACTGGAGAAAGCCCTCGCGCTATTTGGCACCAAAGAAGGCAAGTGCATGATGACCTTTGGTTTAACGGGTACAAAATTTCAATGCCGCAGTGCGTTAAAGCAATTAAAGAAAATAACCAAAGCACATCAAGGTTTATATACAGGTTCCTTCATGGGCAATAAATGGGCGGAGAAACGCTTTACCATGCCCTACTTCCGCGAAGCCTTATGGCAGAAAGGTTATGTCGTCGATACCCTAGAAACAGCAACCGACTGGCATAATGTCGATAACCTATTAACCAAAATAGAAACTAACTTACGCACGGTATTAACCCAAGACCCGAGTGCTGGCACACCACAATTACATGTATTCACCCACCTATCTCATTTTTACCAACAAGGCTCTAGTATTTACACCACCTACATATTCAAAGCTGGTGACAACTATCAGCAAACATTAGCGCAATGGGCCAAACTAAAACACAGTACCTCAGAGATCATCGTCAATAATCAAGGTACGATCAGTCATCAGCACGGTGTCGGTAAAGATCACCAGCCTTACTTAATCAGAGAGAAAGGCGAATTAACGATCCGCGCAATCCAGTCGTTGTGCGATACCTTTGATCCACTACAAATCATGAACCCACATTGCCTGATTGCATCAACATCGGCCTCAGCACCAATGTCAGAACAAGTGTCAGAACAAACGCAAGCAATCAGCTTGAACGAAACGCCAGTTCAAGAACAACAAATAAGCTAA
- the rpsR gene encoding 30S ribosomal protein S18 — MARFFRRRKFCRFTSEGVTEIDYKDIATLKNYVTESGKIVPSRITGTRAKYQRQLGRAIKRARYLSLLPYTDLHK; from the coding sequence ATGGCACGTTTTTTCCGTCGTCGTAAATTCTGTCGTTTCACTTCTGAAGGTGTTACGGAGATTGATTATAAAGATATCGCTACGTTAAAAAATTACGTAACTGAAAGCGGTAAAATTGTACCAAGTCGTATTACTGGCACACGTGCTAAGTACCAACGTCAACTTGGTCGTGCGATTAAACGCGCACGTTACTTGTCTCTACTTCCATACACTGACTTACATAAGTAA
- the rpsF gene encoding 30S ribosomal protein S6, which produces MRHYEIVFMVHPDQSEQVTGMIERYSAVVTEANGTIHRLEDWGRRQLAYPINKLHKAHYVLMNIEAGQDVIDELENNFRFNDAVIRNMILRTKGVVTEASPMAKAKEERREAPTAATEAPAAAE; this is translated from the coding sequence ATGCGTCATTACGAAATCGTATTTATGGTTCACCCAGATCAGAGTGAACAAGTTACAGGCATGATTGAGCGTTACAGCGCAGTTGTGACTGAAGCAAATGGTACTATCCACCGTCTAGAAGACTGGGGTCGTCGCCAATTAGCATACCCAATCAACAAACTTCATAAAGCTCACTATGTTCTTATGAACATTGAAGCTGGCCAAGATGTTATTGATGAGCTAGAAAATAACTTCCGCTTTAACGACGCAGTGATCCGCAACATGATCCTACGTACTAAAGGTGTAGTTACTGAAGCTTCTCCAATGGCTAAAGCTAAAGAAGAACGCCGTGAAGCGCCAACTGCTGCTACTGAAGCACCAGCTGCTGCTGAATAA